A window of the Cystobacter fuscus genome harbors these coding sequences:
- the tssG gene encoding type VI secretion system baseplate subunit TssG yields MEEMAPHGRRRAPGVAQELFESGHRFDFFQAMRLLRLLRPKEPVRLRASVELAFPASDIVQVMPPARPGGTPEMTVAFLGLGGVQGPLPRPFAQQLRDRTRVGDTGLRDFLDIFHHRLLSLLYQGRVRRRVWLEPGVPEAHDVARYLYALMGLGTRGTRGRLEVEDRRLLRYAGLLAHRPVSLEALRAMLSDALGVGVKPRAPRGAWMELEEEQRTRLGPTGRNQRLGQGAVLGGRAWLEQAGLELELGPLSWRRYVELLPGGGGLSTLRSLTRFALGPGPEVWLVLVVRSGDIPEQPLGAPSGPRLGWTSWLRARPGRQGTQAVALSPRHMSAHGAREDGT; encoded by the coding sequence ATGGAAGAGATGGCCCCCCATGGCCGGCGACGCGCCCCTGGTGTAGCCCAGGAGCTCTTCGAGTCCGGCCACCGCTTCGACTTCTTCCAGGCGATGCGCCTGCTGCGCCTGCTCCGCCCGAAGGAGCCGGTGCGGCTGCGCGCCTCGGTGGAGCTGGCCTTTCCCGCCAGCGACATCGTCCAGGTGATGCCGCCCGCGAGGCCCGGGGGCACGCCGGAGATGACGGTGGCCTTCCTCGGTCTGGGCGGGGTGCAGGGGCCGCTGCCGAGGCCCTTCGCCCAGCAGCTCCGGGACAGGACGCGCGTGGGGGACACGGGCCTGCGCGACTTCCTGGACATCTTCCACCACCGGCTGCTGTCGCTGCTGTACCAGGGGCGGGTGCGGCGCCGGGTGTGGCTGGAGCCGGGCGTGCCCGAGGCCCATGACGTGGCCCGCTATCTGTATGCGCTCATGGGCCTGGGCACCCGGGGCACGCGCGGCCGGCTGGAGGTGGAGGATCGGCGGCTGCTGCGCTACGCGGGATTGCTGGCGCACCGGCCCGTGTCCCTCGAGGCCCTGCGGGCGATGCTCTCGGACGCGCTGGGCGTGGGAGTGAAGCCGCGAGCGCCCCGGGGCGCCTGGATGGAGCTGGAAGAGGAACAGCGCACGCGCCTGGGCCCCACCGGACGCAACCAGCGGCTCGGCCAGGGCGCGGTGCTCGGCGGGCGCGCCTGGCTGGAGCAGGCGGGCCTGGAACTGGAGCTGGGCCCTCTCTCCTGGCGCCGCTATGTGGAGCTGCTGCCCGGTGGTGGGGGACTGAGCACCTTGCGCTCGCTCACCCGCTTCGCGTTGGGCCCGGGGCCCGAGGTGTGGCTGGTGCTGGTGGTGCGCTCCGGCGACATCCCCGAGCAACCCCTGGGCGCGCCGAGCGGCCCGCGCCTGGGGTGGACGTCCTGGCTGAGGGCAAGGCCCGGCCGGCAGGGAACCCAGGCGGTGGCGCTTTCGCCCCGTCACATGTCCGCGCACGGCGCGCGGGAGGATGGAACATGA
- a CDS encoding type VI secretion system protein yields MSDPSSTLHTALHRLGATGRHRERRYQVPWLMMVGEPGSGRTSLAAGANLRRPYGSPTRGEMEAGGWGVWLFDQGVVLDMPGMTEQPTEEWRAVLQRLKRVRGQRPIDGLMLTVSATHLTGPKALDDVGLERMAQGLFQGLQALRRELGVRVPVFIVITRSDVIPGFTAFCRSLPPRRRDEMLGWSSPYSPQEPYTSAWVDEAFQVIHRELCGLQLELLADGHGTQPDRETSFLFPSELRALAGPVRRLLDVLFQSSAFTQPALLRGLYFCGDPEAEGATGPGGSPRSLAFITHLLERKAFPESGLASPDAEAARINRRGVGLLQGALAVSVLLAVLFLGVLWKGVRGREQPPAPPPVAVVEPVVEPPPEAPPPRKEAPARRRPAPRPAQSTVFDDAPPPRPTRAGDSPFDDAPPPPSTRAGDSPFDDAPPPPSTRAGDSSFDDAPPPPLSSPSP; encoded by the coding sequence ATGAGCGACCCTTCCTCGACCCTCCACACGGCACTTCACCGGCTGGGCGCCACCGGGCGGCACCGGGAGCGGCGCTACCAGGTACCCTGGTTGATGATGGTGGGAGAGCCCGGCTCGGGACGCACCTCGCTGGCCGCGGGTGCCAACCTTCGCCGACCCTACGGCTCGCCCACCCGCGGGGAGATGGAGGCGGGCGGTTGGGGGGTCTGGCTCTTCGATCAGGGCGTCGTGCTCGACATGCCCGGCATGACAGAACAGCCCACGGAGGAGTGGCGGGCCGTCCTCCAGCGCCTGAAACGCGTCCGCGGCCAGCGGCCCATCGACGGGCTGATGCTGACCGTGTCCGCCACGCACCTCACCGGGCCCAAGGCCTTGGATGACGTCGGGTTGGAGCGCATGGCCCAGGGCCTCTTCCAGGGACTTCAGGCCCTGCGCCGTGAGCTGGGGGTGCGCGTACCCGTCTTCATCGTCATCACCCGCTCGGACGTCATCCCCGGCTTCACCGCCTTCTGCCGGTCGCTGCCGCCACGCAGGCGGGACGAGATGCTCGGATGGTCCAGCCCGTACTCCCCCCAGGAGCCCTACACCTCCGCCTGGGTGGACGAGGCCTTCCAGGTCATCCACCGGGAGCTGTGTGGACTCCAACTCGAGTTGCTCGCGGACGGACACGGCACGCAGCCGGACCGGGAGACCTCCTTCCTCTTCCCGTCCGAGCTGCGCGCGTTGGCCGGGCCGGTGCGACGGTTGCTCGATGTCCTCTTCCAGTCCTCCGCCTTCACCCAGCCCGCGCTGCTGCGTGGCCTCTACTTCTGCGGGGACCCCGAGGCGGAAGGCGCCACGGGTCCCGGAGGAAGTCCGCGCTCGCTGGCCTTCATCACCCACCTGCTGGAGCGCAAGGCCTTCCCCGAGAGCGGACTGGCCAGCCCGGACGCGGAGGCCGCGCGCATCAACCGGAGGGGCGTCGGCCTGCTCCAGGGCGCGCTCGCCGTCAGCGTGCTGCTCGCGGTGCTCTTCCTGGGCGTGCTGTGGAAGGGAGTGCGAGGCCGCGAGCAACCTCCCGCTCCGCCTCCGGTGGCGGTGGTGGAACCGGTGGTGGAACCGCCCCCCGAGGCACCCCCGCCGAGGAAGGAGGCTCCCGCCCGGCGCCGCCCGGCACCCAGGCCGGCCCAGTCCACTGTCTTCGATGACGCCCCTCCGCCCCGACCCACCCGGGCGGGCGACTCCCCCTTCGATGACGCCCCTCCGCCCCCATCCACCCGGGCGGGCGACTCCCCCTTCGATGACGCCCCTCCGCCCCCATCCACCCGGGCGGGCGACTCCTCCTTCGATGACGCCCCTCCGCCCCCACTTTCCTCCCCGAGCCCCTAG
- the tssA gene encoding type VI secretion system protein TssA, which produces MDDMPSAAPPDLELLLRPISPDAPSGRGLRYEPLYDQIREARREDDPTLPQGVWQTSLKRANWAQVAELCLRTLAHESKDLQLAAWLTEAWGIQQGFPGVERGLRLTTALVERFWDSLWPALEEGDEEARLAPLAWLDDKLPLVLARVPLVKTRAPGAVSHDFADWQRILHHEKQRGTREEAPAEGEANANEATSSPLTRDIFLGTAAQMPTSAVDALARQVAAALEASSALEQSLDSRLGRTSAVLRRTRSVLGDIQALAATLRADSSRGEEPGEMTGTPPDTEALAAASGTGRPPRAIRSREEAYQLLTLASDYLRRTEPHSPVAYLVKRAVSWGQMPLHQLLAELVPDSSNLETIQSLLGMKPEKQ; this is translated from the coding sequence ATGGACGACATGCCCTCCGCCGCTCCGCCGGACCTCGAGCTGCTCCTGAGGCCGATCTCCCCCGACGCGCCCTCGGGTCGCGGCCTGCGCTACGAGCCGCTCTACGACCAGATCCGCGAGGCACGCCGCGAGGATGACCCCACGCTGCCCCAAGGGGTCTGGCAGACCTCCCTCAAGCGCGCCAACTGGGCCCAGGTGGCCGAGCTCTGCCTGCGGACCCTGGCACACGAATCAAAGGACCTGCAGCTCGCCGCCTGGCTCACCGAGGCCTGGGGGATACAGCAGGGCTTCCCGGGCGTGGAGCGGGGACTGAGGCTGACCACCGCGCTGGTCGAGCGCTTCTGGGACTCGCTCTGGCCCGCCCTCGAGGAGGGCGACGAGGAGGCCCGGCTCGCTCCCCTGGCGTGGCTCGACGACAAGCTTCCCCTCGTCCTCGCCAGGGTGCCGCTCGTCAAGACTCGAGCCCCCGGCGCCGTGAGTCATGACTTCGCGGACTGGCAGCGGATCCTCCACCACGAGAAACAACGGGGTACCCGCGAGGAGGCGCCGGCCGAGGGAGAAGCGAACGCCAACGAAGCCACGAGCAGTCCATTGACTCGAGACATCTTCCTGGGGACCGCCGCCCAGATGCCCACCTCCGCCGTCGACGCGCTCGCACGGCAGGTGGCCGCCGCGCTCGAGGCCAGCAGCGCGCTGGAGCAGTCGCTCGACTCGCGGCTGGGACGCACCAGCGCGGTGCTCCGCCGCACGCGCTCCGTCCTCGGTGACATCCAGGCGCTGGCCGCCACGCTGCGCGCTGATTCCTCGCGGGGGGAGGAGCCTGGAGAAATGACCGGGACCCCGCCCGACACGGAGGCTCTCGCGGCGGCTTCGGGCACCGGGCGGCCGCCGCGCGCCATCCGCAGCCGGGAGGAGGCGTACCAGCTCCTGACCCTCGCCTCCGACTACCTGCGGCGCACCGAGCCCCACAGCCCCGTCGCCTACCTGGTCAAACGCGCCGTGAGCTGGGGCCAGATGCCACTCCACCAGCTCCTCGCGGAACTCGTCCCCGATTCCTCCAACCTGGAAACCATCCAGTCCCTGCTCGGCATGAAGCCGGAGAAGCAGTGA
- the tssC gene encoding type VI secretion system contractile sheath large subunit, producing the protein MFEEATQEATQGAQAAVAEPEGGLLARIIEEGRLARDDSQQPRARELVSELVDQALTTESIPSDVDLVALINQRIARIDELLGAQLDEVLHTEPFQRLEASWRGLHMLVHGTETGTNLKLRVLHATKKELLDDLERAPEFDQSALFKKVYEEEYGTFGGQPYGVLIGDYEFGRVPRDVALLESISHVTAAAHAPFITAASPSLFDLDSFTDIGAPRDLARIFESTELIRWRSFRDSEDARYVALVLPHILARLPYGEDTVPVDGFGYREDVDGRDHRKYLWGNAAYALGLRVTSAFAQHQWCANIRGVEGGGIVQGLPTHTFRTDEGDIAQKCPTEVAITDRREKELSDLGFITLCHCKGTDYAAFFGSQTANKPRRYDTPQANANAELSSQLPYLLSASRFAHYLKVIMRDKIGGFASRQEISDYLNRWISQYVQINENASFSIKARQPLREARVDVTEVPGHPGNYRAVVFLRPHFQLNELTASIRLVSDLPQAAT; encoded by the coding sequence ATGTTCGAGGAAGCAACGCAAGAAGCAACGCAGGGAGCACAGGCCGCGGTGGCGGAGCCGGAGGGGGGACTGCTGGCGCGCATCATCGAGGAGGGCAGGCTGGCGCGCGATGACAGCCAGCAGCCCCGCGCCCGAGAGCTGGTGAGCGAGCTCGTGGACCAGGCACTCACCACCGAGTCCATCCCGAGCGACGTGGACCTGGTCGCGCTCATCAACCAGCGCATCGCCCGCATCGACGAGCTGTTGGGTGCGCAGCTCGACGAGGTGCTCCACACCGAGCCCTTCCAGCGGCTGGAGGCCTCCTGGCGGGGGCTGCACATGCTGGTCCATGGCACCGAGACGGGGACGAACCTGAAGCTGCGGGTCCTGCACGCCACCAAGAAGGAGCTGCTGGATGACCTGGAGCGGGCGCCCGAGTTCGACCAGAGCGCCCTCTTCAAGAAGGTCTACGAGGAGGAATACGGTACCTTCGGCGGGCAACCCTATGGGGTACTCATCGGCGATTATGAGTTCGGCCGCGTTCCGCGGGACGTGGCGCTGCTGGAATCCATTTCCCACGTGACCGCCGCCGCCCATGCGCCCTTCATCACCGCGGCCAGTCCCTCGCTGTTCGACCTGGACAGCTTCACGGACATTGGCGCCCCGAGAGACCTGGCGCGCATCTTCGAGAGCACCGAGCTCATCCGCTGGCGCAGCTTCCGGGACTCGGAGGACGCCCGCTACGTGGCGCTGGTTCTGCCCCATATCCTGGCGCGGCTGCCCTATGGCGAGGACACGGTGCCCGTGGACGGCTTCGGCTACCGGGAAGACGTGGATGGCCGCGATCACCGCAAGTATCTGTGGGGCAACGCGGCATACGCCCTGGGCCTGCGCGTCACCTCCGCCTTCGCCCAGCACCAGTGGTGCGCCAACATCCGCGGGGTGGAGGGAGGCGGCATCGTCCAGGGGCTGCCCACCCATACGTTCCGTACCGACGAGGGAGACATCGCCCAGAAATGCCCCACCGAGGTGGCCATCACCGACCGGCGTGAGAAGGAGTTGAGCGACCTGGGCTTCATCACCCTGTGTCATTGCAAGGGGACCGACTACGCGGCTTTCTTCGGCTCGCAGACGGCCAACAAGCCCCGCCGCTACGACACGCCCCAGGCCAACGCCAACGCGGAGCTGTCTTCCCAGCTCCCCTACCTCCTGTCCGCCTCGCGCTTCGCGCACTACCTCAAGGTCATCATGCGCGACAAGATCGGCGGCTTCGCCTCTCGGCAGGAGATCTCCGACTACCTCAACCGGTGGATCAGCCAGTACGTGCAGATCAATGAGAACGCGTCCTTCTCCATCAAGGCCCGTCAGCCGCTGCGCGAGGCGCGGGTGGACGTCACCGAGGTACCGGGTCACCCTGGCAACTACCGCGCGGTGGTGTTCCTCCGCCCCCACTTCCAGCTCAACGAGCTGACCGCCTCCATCCGCCTGGTGTCCGATCTGCCCCAGGCGGCTACGTAG
- a CDS encoding Hcp family type VI secretion system effector — MPESIYLKIAKAQGSSKVQAYTGQIEVLSYRYEISFPMSLNERSNDGEVKRQGRPSHGELVITKLVDKASPNLYLSCSKGESVGAATLTVAGSEDSKIFTYEMTDVVVTGVSVSAGGKGDPVETVKLDYASITWKEGDSNSTKWDRKTNKSA; from the coding sequence ATGCCAGAAAGCATCTATCTCAAGATCGCCAAGGCGCAGGGCAGCTCGAAGGTACAGGCGTACACGGGCCAGATCGAGGTCCTCTCCTATCGCTACGAGATCTCCTTTCCCATGAGCCTCAACGAGCGGTCCAACGATGGTGAGGTCAAGAGGCAGGGCCGCCCCAGCCACGGAGAGCTCGTCATCACCAAGTTGGTGGATAAAGCCTCGCCCAATCTCTACCTGTCCTGCAGCAAGGGAGAGAGCGTTGGCGCGGCCACCCTCACCGTGGCTGGAAGCGAGGACAGCAAGATCTTCACCTACGAGATGACGGATGTCGTCGTCACCGGTGTCTCGGTCTCGGCCGGGGGGAAGGGCGACCCCGTCGAGACGGTGAAGCTCGATTACGCCAGCATCACCTGGAAGGAAGGGGACAGCAATTCGACGAAGTGGGATCGCAAGACCAACAAGTCGGCCTGA
- the tssK gene encoding type VI secretion system baseplate subunit TssK encodes MSRALDLPAAVQWHEGMLLAPQHFQQQDRRYEALLQLHLGLAMPFHWGVSQFQYDHSLLLAGTLRVLELEAVLPDGLIVSHQAGRGSELQLALGSPHGVDWQRPVRLHVAVASGPRGGPGPSRFISTTSEPLADESTGDMPLRIAQLQPRLELFAGPPPAGYSALPLLELRRDHESFLVEEYLPPLLAVPFDSPLGERCDRLTLRIRQKAARVVEELRARTAEPAQHAESQQLLRWLVAGLPAFEAMLRSGMPHPFGLYLALCSLAGHLAPLGEGKIPPAFPAYEHLEPWRSFQTVFSFIESTLEQGVSEAYTRVQLQSEGGGFTTHFLPKWMDRELVLEVRGRPGTTRQQVLGWMAGCRIGSESRHRVMRETRTLGARRELIDSRPGLVPRSGSLLFSLESSSTFIRPNERLLLENLLEPGEVHAPAEVFLLIRNDT; translated from the coding sequence ATGTCTCGCGCACTCGATCTTCCCGCCGCCGTGCAGTGGCACGAGGGCATGCTGCTCGCCCCTCAGCACTTCCAACAACAGGACCGCCGCTACGAGGCGCTCCTCCAGCTCCATCTCGGCCTGGCCATGCCCTTCCACTGGGGCGTGAGCCAATTCCAGTACGATCACTCGCTGTTGCTCGCGGGTACGCTCCGGGTGCTGGAGCTGGAGGCCGTTCTCCCCGATGGGCTCATCGTCTCCCACCAGGCGGGTAGGGGAAGCGAGCTGCAACTCGCGCTCGGAAGTCCGCACGGTGTGGACTGGCAACGCCCGGTGCGCCTGCATGTGGCCGTGGCCTCCGGGCCGCGAGGCGGCCCTGGCCCCAGCCGCTTCATCTCCACCACGAGCGAGCCGCTCGCCGACGAGAGCACCGGCGACATGCCTCTGCGCATCGCCCAGCTCCAACCACGACTCGAGCTGTTCGCGGGCCCTCCCCCCGCCGGCTATAGCGCGCTCCCGTTGCTCGAGTTGCGCCGCGACCATGAATCCTTCCTCGTGGAGGAATACCTTCCACCCCTGCTGGCGGTGCCCTTCGATTCTCCACTCGGAGAGCGGTGCGATCGGCTGACCCTGCGCATCCGGCAGAAGGCCGCCCGTGTGGTGGAGGAACTGCGCGCCCGGACCGCCGAGCCCGCGCAGCATGCCGAGAGCCAGCAACTGCTGCGCTGGCTCGTCGCCGGGCTCCCCGCCTTCGAGGCCATGCTGCGCTCGGGCATGCCCCATCCCTTCGGCCTCTACCTGGCGCTGTGCTCGCTGGCCGGCCACCTCGCCCCCCTGGGCGAGGGCAAGATCCCTCCCGCCTTCCCCGCCTACGAGCACCTGGAGCCCTGGCGCTCCTTCCAGACGGTCTTCTCCTTCATCGAGAGCACACTGGAGCAAGGCGTCTCCGAGGCGTACACCCGCGTCCAGCTCCAGTCCGAGGGGGGCGGCTTCACCACGCACTTCCTCCCGAAATGGATGGACCGGGAGCTGGTGCTCGAGGTGCGTGGCCGGCCCGGGACCACCCGCCAGCAGGTGCTGGGGTGGATGGCGGGCTGCCGCATCGGCTCGGAGAGCCGCCACCGGGTGATGCGCGAGACGCGCACGCTCGGGGCCCGCCGCGAGCTCATCGACAGCCGCCCGGGCCTGGTGCCCCGCTCCGGCTCGCTCCTGTTCTCCCTGGAGTCCAGCTCCACCTTCATCCGCCCCAATGAGCGGCTTCTCCTGGAGAACCTCCTCGAGCCGGGCGAGGTGCATGCCCCCGCCGAGGTCTTCCTTCTCATCCGCAACGACACCTGA
- the tssF gene encoding type VI secretion system baseplate subunit TssF codes for MGTSQDELLQAYQRELAWLRGAGAEFAASYPKLAARLRLGASEVGDPHVERLIESFAFLTARVQHAFDSDLPELSTTLLGLLAPHLVESLPSLSIACFEVDTAAGLPLAGSRVERGTQLLAEPRPGQTCRFRTCAPVTLWPIQVTEASLESPLSIGWLRGRRDVSAVLRLRLEAREARLADLQLERLQFFLDGPSELTFRLYELLTCHARSVALVPDGSPGEPRFQPADSLRQLGFGPEEAVLPSLPHQHRGYRLLQEYFAFPEKFLFFELALDRACLQASQQALEVFVLLDAMPEEQLALTPETFRLGCTPIINLFPKLAEPIRLDQRRTEYPLVPDYRRQQELELHSILSVTAATEGAGHTRGVEPLFSWRHRDDGQEPRAFWYARRQPTGRAQGPGSQMLLSFVDLELDPHLPAEQTLHVHTLCTNGELPVQLGPGAELQVEERVPVGAIRCLRRPTPPRAPPERGAMLWQLVSLLSLNHLSLANGPQALEALEELLRLHDFSGGQVCEQQLQGLTGLTCRPVVRQRGWDAWRGFCRGQELTLTFDESLYVGGSALLLAAVLHHFFGLYAPVDSFTQLVARSEQREDTWKRWPPMAGDAPLV; via the coding sequence ATGGGCACCAGTCAGGACGAGTTGCTCCAGGCCTACCAGCGGGAGCTGGCATGGCTGCGCGGGGCGGGAGCGGAGTTCGCGGCCAGCTATCCCAAGCTGGCCGCGAGGCTCCGGCTGGGCGCGAGCGAGGTGGGAGACCCCCACGTGGAGCGCCTCATCGAGTCGTTCGCCTTCCTCACCGCGCGCGTCCAGCATGCCTTCGACAGCGATCTGCCGGAACTCTCCACCACCCTGCTGGGCCTGTTGGCTCCCCACCTGGTGGAGTCCCTGCCCTCGCTGTCCATCGCCTGCTTCGAGGTGGATACAGCGGCTGGCCTGCCCCTGGCCGGCAGCCGCGTCGAGCGCGGTACGCAGCTCCTGGCCGAGCCACGCCCGGGGCAGACCTGCCGCTTCCGCACCTGCGCCCCGGTGACGCTCTGGCCGATCCAGGTGACGGAGGCGAGCCTGGAGTCCCCACTCTCCATCGGCTGGCTGCGCGGGCGGCGGGACGTGTCGGCGGTGCTCCGGCTGCGGCTGGAGGCCCGCGAGGCCCGGCTGGCGGACCTCCAGTTGGAGCGGCTCCAGTTCTTCCTCGACGGACCCTCCGAGCTGACCTTCCGCCTCTACGAACTGCTCACCTGCCATGCCCGGAGCGTGGCGCTCGTGCCGGATGGCTCTCCGGGCGAGCCTCGCTTCCAACCCGCGGACAGCCTGCGGCAGCTCGGCTTCGGCCCCGAGGAGGCGGTGCTGCCCTCGTTGCCCCACCAGCACCGCGGCTATCGCCTCCTGCAGGAGTACTTCGCCTTCCCCGAGAAGTTCCTCTTCTTCGAGCTGGCGCTGGATCGCGCGTGCCTCCAGGCGTCGCAGCAGGCGCTCGAGGTGTTCGTGCTGCTGGATGCCATGCCCGAGGAGCAGCTCGCGCTCACTCCGGAGACGTTCCGGTTGGGCTGCACCCCCATCATCAATCTCTTTCCCAAGCTGGCCGAGCCCATCCGGTTGGATCAGCGCCGCACCGAGTACCCGCTGGTGCCCGACTACCGCCGCCAGCAGGAGCTGGAGCTGCACTCCATCCTCTCCGTCACCGCCGCCACGGAGGGGGCCGGGCACACGCGCGGGGTGGAGCCGCTCTTCTCCTGGCGCCACCGGGATGACGGACAGGAGCCGCGCGCCTTCTGGTACGCCCGGCGTCAGCCCACCGGCCGCGCGCAGGGACCGGGCTCCCAGATGCTGCTGTCCTTCGTGGACCTGGAGCTCGACCCGCACCTGCCGGCGGAGCAGACGCTGCACGTGCACACGCTGTGCACCAATGGGGAGTTGCCCGTGCAACTCGGGCCCGGCGCGGAGCTCCAGGTGGAGGAGCGCGTCCCCGTGGGCGCCATCCGCTGCCTGCGCCGTCCCACGCCACCCCGCGCGCCCCCGGAGCGGGGCGCCATGCTCTGGCAGCTCGTCTCGTTGCTGTCGCTCAACCACCTCTCGCTCGCCAACGGCCCCCAGGCGCTGGAGGCGCTCGAGGAGCTGCTGCGGCTGCATGACTTCTCCGGCGGCCAGGTGTGCGAGCAGCAGCTCCAGGGGCTGACGGGGCTGACGTGCCGCCCGGTGGTGCGCCAGCGCGGCTGGGATGCCTGGCGGGGCTTCTGCCGCGGCCAGGAACTCACCCTCACCTTCGACGAGTCCCTCTACGTGGGCGGCAGTGCGCTGCTGCTCGCGGCGGTGCTCCACCACTTCTTCGGCCTGTACGCCCCGGTGGATTCCTTCACCCAGCTCGTGGCGAGGAGCGAGCAGCGGGAGGACACATGGAAGAGATGGCCCCCCATGGCCGGCGACGCGCCCCTGGTGTAG
- the tssE gene encoding type VI secretion system baseplate subunit TssE, with translation MSWNRQTHGFPAPLLDRLVDVESFPWMDEQELLASVKREVAHALNTRCTLSLEQASSLEPHERSALDYGLPDLRPLGPSAADARLLERLIARAVEAYEPRLRQLQVAVQLPPEGEGSPIAVLTARLVQGPITEPISLPLRLDRSGRLVEVDE, from the coding sequence ATGTCATGGAACAGGCAGACACACGGATTCCCGGCACCGCTGCTGGATCGGCTGGTGGACGTGGAGAGCTTCCCATGGATGGATGAGCAGGAATTGCTTGCCTCGGTGAAGCGCGAGGTGGCCCACGCGCTGAACACTCGCTGCACGCTTTCCCTGGAGCAGGCCAGCTCGCTCGAGCCGCACGAGCGCTCGGCCCTCGACTACGGGTTGCCGGACCTGCGGCCTCTCGGCCCGAGCGCCGCGGATGCCCGGCTCCTGGAGCGGCTCATCGCCCGAGCGGTGGAGGCCTATGAGCCGCGCCTGCGACAACTCCAGGTCGCCGTTCAGCTTCCTCCCGAGGGGGAGGGCTCCCCCATCGCGGTGCTCACCGCCCGGCTGGTGCAGGGCCCCATCACCGAACCCATCTCCCTTCCGCTGCGGCTGGACCGGAGCGGAAGGCTGGTGGAGGTGGACGAGTAG
- a CDS encoding DotU family type IV/VI secretion system protein: MLRQQLQAISLPSRFATKDPPGPTVEEIWRRLLERIQQQTSTEGTPRGSLLERDLEECRYVLTSFADELLVHTSWYGREAWQANLLEDELFGTHEAGDRIFADVERLLRERNPAHAELALVYLMALSLGFEGRYRGLGAGTQLQDLQRQLFLFVFQRPPEPDTTTRRLVDEAYAHTRDERMDRRFARRWPWGAAIAAVLVGTLSTSLVLLRPSPPTPSAAITPSHLETRP; the protein is encoded by the coding sequence ATGCTCCGCCAGCAGCTCCAGGCCATCTCCCTCCCCAGCCGCTTCGCCACGAAGGATCCGCCGGGCCCCACCGTCGAGGAGATCTGGCGGCGGCTGCTCGAGCGCATCCAACAGCAGACCAGTACCGAGGGCACCCCGCGTGGCTCGCTCCTCGAGCGCGACCTCGAGGAGTGCCGCTACGTGCTCACTTCCTTCGCCGATGAGCTGCTCGTCCACACGTCCTGGTACGGCCGCGAGGCCTGGCAGGCAAACCTGCTGGAGGACGAGCTCTTCGGCACCCACGAGGCCGGGGACCGTATCTTCGCGGACGTGGAGCGGCTGCTGCGCGAGCGCAACCCAGCACACGCCGAGCTCGCCCTCGTGTACCTGATGGCGCTCTCGCTCGGCTTCGAGGGCCGCTACCGGGGACTCGGGGCCGGGACCCAGCTCCAGGATCTGCAACGCCAGCTCTTCCTGTTCGTCTTCCAGCGGCCTCCGGAGCCAGACACCACCACCCGCCGCCTGGTGGACGAGGCCTACGCCCACACCCGGGACGAGCGGATGGATCGCCGATTCGCGCGCCGCTGGCCCTGGGGTGCCGCCATCGCCGCCGTGCTCGTGGGCACCCTCTCCACCAGCCTCGTCCTCCTGCGGCCCTCTCCTCCCACTCCTTCCGCCGCCATCACTCCCTCCCACCTGGAGACCCGGCCATGA
- the tssB gene encoding type VI secretion system contractile sheath small subunit: MPAKESIQHVLDRVRPPRVQITYDVEIGDAVEQKELPLVVGVLADLAGQQKELPRLKERKFVEVDRDNFDQVMAAIGPLLRLSVPDKLRDGDSRMAVELRFKSIDSFHPRQLVEQIEPLRKLLESRQRLVDLIAKLDGNDALADVLRSALADRARLQALQSELATKREP, translated from the coding sequence ATGCCTGCAAAGGAAAGCATCCAGCACGTCCTGGACCGGGTCCGGCCGCCGCGAGTACAGATCACCTATGACGTGGAGATTGGTGACGCGGTGGAGCAGAAAGAGCTTCCGCTGGTGGTCGGCGTCCTGGCGGACCTGGCTGGCCAGCAGAAGGAGCTCCCGCGCTTGAAGGAGCGCAAGTTCGTGGAGGTCGACCGCGACAACTTCGACCAGGTCATGGCCGCTATCGGCCCTCTGCTGCGGCTGTCCGTGCCGGACAAACTCCGTGACGGTGACAGCCGCATGGCCGTGGAACTGCGCTTCAAGAGCATCGACTCCTTCCACCCTCGCCAGCTCGTCGAGCAGATCGAGCCCTTGCGCAAGCTCCTGGAGTCGCGCCAGCGGCTGGTGGACTTGATCGCCAAGCTGGACGGCAATGACGCGCTGGCGGACGTGCTGCGGTCCGCGCTGGCCGACAGGGCCCGGCTCCAGGCGCTCCAGTCCGAGCTGGCGACGAAGCGCGAGCCGTGA